Below is a genomic region from Fundulus heteroclitus isolate FHET01 chromosome 5, MU-UCD_Fhet_4.1, whole genome shotgun sequence.
GGAGCAAGAGAAGCAAACTGGGTTTTTGCTTATTTCCCTAGcggtgtgtctgtgtgtgtgtggagaaaATGTGGTTTTCTTCTGCAAAACGTAAATCAGGTTGAAACTGAAAATCGGCGCACATCGACACGTTCATCCATGAATGGTTGTacactttcattttttaatgtttaaaaattttggcaCTTATTTAAAGTAACTCTAGAGGAAAcaagctttctactcagtgctGGCCTGATAATTTAAATAAAGCCAAACTGGTACTGTAGACTGGGTTAAAGTGTTTCTCTACATCAGATGAGCTGTTTTTAACTACATGTGCTGATGCTGCAGATGCATTGAACCAGGCTCAGAATAACTCAACGAACATGTTGAACCTGGatgcagatgggctacagcagcagaaaaccacAATGTGTGCTGCTCCTGTCAGCCAAGAGCGGGAAGAAATAATTCAGACTCGCCAGAAGCTACATTTATGACTTGaggacaataaaatacatttatattctctatttattaataaatcagacagtCTTCAGTAACTTAGTTCaccaagtaaaacattttataaagatCAATACCACAATGTTTTTAAGCGTTtatttgtgagtttttgcttacaacaaataaaaaaacattaggtttaagattagaatatttcATCAGACAATTACAAAAAATTATACAAATGTGTGCTTAATGAAAAGGTTTAATACCCGGTAGTTTTCTATCAAGTGAACTTTTAATCTGACTGTAGTATTCTGAATATTTTCTAtccagcagggggtgctgtaacacattttaaacagggTTTATATTTTTACGTGAACATTTATCATTATTGCGGTCAGAACTGCgagaaaatgttatttcctgCCAGAAAACGTTATTTGCATGAAAACATTAAACTCCTAAACCCAGATGTTGCTGTCAACGCGCCGCTCCCTCTTATTTAGCGTCGTTATCAGGACGTTCTTGCTGAGGAGTTTTCGCCGCCATGAACTATGGGTAACGTAGTTCGCAGTGGATCCTACGTAACGGTTAACGCCAGCTCATTGGATACCAGCGTCGGGTTCAATGTGTGACGACGTCACTTGTTTGTCCAGGATCACGTGACATTGCCGAACCCGGAAGTAATGTCACAACCGATAGATGTGCGCTAGTTCGTGTTGTTTTGGGGCGATTCGGGAATGACTTGGAGCTGAACGGTGACATGACAGTCGGAGCGGGAGGTGAGGTGAAACTTCAGCTAAGATGACGTGTCGGGAAACGCACCTCTGCGGCGGCGGTAACGTCCAGGTTCTGTTGCTCGGcttgttctgctgctgctgtggactCGCCCCAGATGTGTCTGCCTGTAAACAAGAGGCAGAGACCCCGGACTGGAGGATGACGCTGAAAACCATCCGGAACGGCATTCATAGAATCGACACGTACCTGAACGCAGCACTGGACCTGTTCGGCGGACACGACGGGCTCTGTCGGTACCGATGCAGCGATGGTGAGTTTGAGGACTTCAGGGCCTTTTTCGTGGAACCAAAGGCTGCGCAGCtgttaaaatcatttttttttttgtcacattaaatatgataaatcaatttattttatgtaacaaaaagacaaacgcATCcgctgtggggaaaaaacataaaataagacaGTTTCCAGAAAGGTTGCAAAAATATGGGTCACTGTATTTAGGCAATTTAATAAATTGATTAAAGGCAGATTGTGGctcaccaaagtctgcatttcagTAATTGGATAGATGTGGTCTAACATTTTCAActgaatcagaatcaactttgtTCATCAACCTTttgggtacaaacaaggaatatGACTTTACATTCCAGCGTCCGCATTGTGTAAAAactctaaaagttttttttttaacttttctgtaataatttctccctgattaaaaataaatgtctcaACCGCCTAGTGAGGCCAAATCATTCCTAAATTGCAGTTAGAGGGGCTCAAAAGGCTCCTGGGGCCCCTACTCCAGACACCCGGCTGTAAACTAATGTAAAGACAGTACTGGTTGTCTTCTGCCGTCGTGtttaataaataagaatattattgaaaagttgatttatttcagtaactccactaagtgaaacacattatacagatgaaatacacacagactgatgtttccaagcctttatttctgttaactgTATTCCCTTTATGCTTACAGTGAATGAAaacttatttaaaacaaggatcagacaaataaaaaatatttcagtacaGAAAATGTTGAAACGTAAGTtgatacctgcttaaaggttattttccaAAGTGACTTTGATGTGACAAATGAACCTCATCAGAATATATTCTAATTTAGGGAAAATGAGCGTATGTGTGACCACCATGTTCTGGTCTGGACTAAGGAGTGGAGCGGataaattaaaagattattatattttttttttatccaaagcaAACACCCAGGCTAAAATCTGTTCTGATTAAATCAAAATTCAGCTTTTCCCTGAAATGTTTGCCATAAAAATGACATCGACACCCACGACGAAGCATGGAGGTGGCGCCGTCATGCTGGGGGAGGGTTGGTTAGATGAAACTGAttagtttttaaaatcaaggttgattaaaatattaataccttTTGAAATTCTGGTCAGTTTTGGCCCAAAACCCCACAGGCATTTGTCAgaaagatgaagatgaagagggATGTCATCTATTAGCATCACACAAAGTCAAAGCTCGCATCAGATTGTGAAAACAACCGTTCCTTCTGTTTCTCAGGATACAAGCCGATGCCTCGTCCCGGCTACAAGCACCCCCCGCCCAATGGATGTGGCTCCCCGCTGTTTGGATTTCAGGTAATCTGCTCCAGTTTGGGAACTTCTCATGCATGGTGAGGTGAAGACGCTAAGAAGCAGCTTCATTAGCTGATCTCGTGCATCCCTGCTGCTGTGTggtggtgttgttgtttttgcacagttttaTGCTGACTGTGCTGCTATTTCCAGTTTGATTTTGGGATTCCCTCCATGACCAAATGCTGCAACCGGCACGACCGCTGCTATGATACCTGCGGCCAAGAGAAACACGACTGCGATGAGCAGTTCCAGGACTGCCTGGAGACCATCTGCAGGAACGTGCAAAGGACTCTGGGATTGGCCCAGAGTGTCCAAGGTAGGACTTTGGTCTGCAgggttctttttctcttttcactgTTAGAAATGAACCTAATCTTTATGATTTAAAGATGTGTCCTGAAAACAGTATAAACATCCTGATTTAAATCTAGTTCTTTGTAACACTAATTGGTAGATGTGAGAACGTGACCTGGTTCTCATCTTATTGAACGGCAGCAGACAGAAAGAGCACTGCTGCCTTTAGAGCATTTAACCACAGAGATGCTGTTAAGCTGCTTCCTGGTGTAGCTGCAGGTAGAACCTCAACACATTCAGCTGCATTTAGTTTCTGACT
It encodes:
- the pla2g12a gene encoding group XIIA secretory phospholipase A2; this translates as MTCRETHLCGGGNVQVLLLGLFCCCCGLAPDVSACKQEAETPDWRMTLKTIRNGIHRIDTYLNAALDLFGGHDGLCRYRCSDGYKPMPRPGYKHPPPNGCGSPLFGFQFDFGIPSMTKCCNRHDRCYDTCGQEKHDCDEQFQDCLETICRNVQRTLGLAQSVQACESAVTLLFDAVMHLGCKPYLDSQREACVCQYEVKKEL